From Alphaproteobacteria bacterium, a single genomic window includes:
- a CDS encoding cyclase family protein, whose amino-acid sequence MPPWPAGDERGMANTLGAGTWLRCGYHLGQPDAKVYEVSHERSNTMPMSPFGTPLKYDFRPTVGIPGSLHAFNGEHVVSGEPGAQGTQMDALGHFAVLGEAWDGESEFPSAGAQYYSGFSQDQVKPSAESPLLHLGIEKVPPIVTTAVLLDAKAHLGGGEPMKPGETITAADIDAMLKAQGLDSRGILPGDVVYIYTGWGDNWNDPDQEKFYYAMGPGLAYDGAKYLEDHAVVLVALDNPFTDPVADGMLMGKAPPAEGTPPGLPFAIHHHNLTQSGIHNIQNANLGALAADKVWTSCTIILPLRSRGGSGSPVRPVAIGVPQG is encoded by the coding sequence ATGCCGCCCTGGCCGGCCGGCGATGAACGCGGCATGGCCAACACCTTGGGTGCAGGAACTTGGTTGCGGTGCGGCTACCATTTGGGCCAGCCCGACGCCAAGGTCTACGAGGTGTCCCATGAGCGGTCGAACACGATGCCGATGTCGCCCTTTGGCACGCCACTCAAATACGACTTTCGACCGACCGTCGGCATTCCCGGCTCGTTGCATGCCTTCAACGGCGAGCATGTCGTGTCCGGCGAGCCCGGCGCCCAAGGCACCCAAATGGACGCGCTCGGCCATTTCGCGGTCCTCGGCGAGGCCTGGGACGGAGAAAGCGAATTCCCTTCCGCCGGCGCCCAATACTACAGCGGATTTTCTCAGGATCAGGTCAAGCCTTCGGCCGAGTCGCCGCTTTTGCACTTGGGAATCGAGAAGGTGCCGCCGATCGTGACGACGGCGGTCCTGCTCGACGCGAAAGCGCATCTCGGCGGCGGCGAGCCGATGAAGCCGGGTGAGACCATCACCGCAGCCGATATCGACGCGATGCTCAAGGCGCAGGGCCTAGATTCGCGGGGTATTCTGCCAGGCGATGTCGTCTACATCTATACAGGTTGGGGCGACAACTGGAACGATCCGGATCAAGAGAAGTTCTATTATGCCATGGGCCCGGGCTTGGCATATGACGGCGCCAAGTATCTCGAAGATCATGCGGTCGTTCTGGTCGCGCTCGACAACCCCTTCACCGATCCGGTGGCCGACGGCATGTTGATGGGCAAGGCACCGCCGGCCGAGGGCACACCCCCCGGATTGCCGTTTGCAATCCACCATCACAATCTTACCCAATCGGGCATCCACAACATTCAGAACGCGAACCTTGGCGCCTTGGCCGCGGACAAGGTCTGGACCTCGTGCACGATTATCTTGCCGCTGCGTTCGCGCGGCGGGTCCGGTTCTCCGGTCCGACCGGTGGCGATCGGCGTGCCCCAAGGCTGA
- the queG gene encoding tRNA epoxyqueuosine(34) reductase QueG, producing the protein MSSIKPEFPPPASGYRSRASHHIVAAGSRLTSRKEAIRNRASEMGFDAVGFTRADIEEGPGDRLTEYLRLGLHGDMAWMAETEERRRHPRALWADARSIIVVGQNYGPRTDPLKTLERWDRGNISVYARGRDYHDVLKTRLKKLARWLVETHSCEVKVFVDTAPVMEKPLAALAGVGWQGKHTNIVSRDLGSWLFLGSVFTDLDLESESGHADHCGSCRRCLDICPTDAFPAPYRLDARRCISYLTIEHKGHIPAEFRSAMGNRIYGCDDCLAVCPWNKFARRARENAYFARAELTAPRLVHLLSLDEPAFRDFFAGSAIKRTGRNRILRNVLIAAGNSGRPDLVGHVRPHLSDPSPLVRAMAVWALSRLLAGRDFELLRASQAPRETDAEVGAEWSMASERGHRISTTSDSSCM; encoded by the coding sequence ATGTCTTCTATCAAACCGGAGTTCCCCCCGCCGGCCTCTGGCTACCGGAGCAGGGCGTCGCACCATATCGTGGCCGCGGGTAGTCGATTGACGAGCCGAAAAGAGGCGATACGAAACAGAGCCAGCGAAATGGGGTTCGATGCGGTGGGCTTTACGCGCGCCGACATCGAAGAAGGGCCGGGAGATCGGCTGACGGAATACCTCCGACTTGGTCTTCACGGCGACATGGCTTGGATGGCCGAAACCGAGGAGCGACGACGCCACCCACGCGCATTGTGGGCCGATGCACGATCGATCATCGTTGTCGGGCAGAATTATGGGCCGCGCACCGATCCTCTCAAAACGCTGGAGCGCTGGGATCGCGGTAATATTTCCGTCTATGCGCGGGGACGCGACTACCATGATGTCCTCAAGACGCGGCTGAAGAAATTGGCGCGGTGGCTCGTCGAAACTCATTCGTGCGAAGTCAAGGTTTTCGTGGATACCGCGCCGGTCATGGAAAAGCCCCTGGCGGCCTTGGCCGGGGTCGGGTGGCAGGGCAAACACACCAACATCGTTTCGCGCGATCTGGGATCCTGGCTGTTTCTCGGCTCCGTATTTACCGACCTCGACTTAGAGAGCGAGTCCGGTCATGCCGATCATTGCGGGTCGTGCCGGCGCTGCCTCGATATTTGCCCGACGGACGCTTTTCCTGCGCCCTACCGACTCGATGCACGGCGCTGTATTTCCTACCTCACGATCGAGCATAAGGGCCACATACCGGCCGAATTCAGGTCCGCGATGGGAAATCGAATCTATGGCTGTGATGATTGCCTGGCCGTCTGTCCGTGGAACAAATTTGCCCGGCGCGCCCGGGAGAACGCCTATTTCGCCCGGGCCGAATTGACCGCGCCGAGGCTGGTGCACCTATTGTCTCTAGATGAACCCGCCTTTCGCGACTTCTTTGCCGGGTCGGCGATCAAGAGGACCGGGCGCAATCGTATCCTGCGCAATGTCCTGATCGCGGCGGGGAACAGCGGCAGACCTGATCTCGTGGGCCATGTCCGGCCGCATCTCTCGGATCCGTCGCCGCTCGTACGCGCGATGGCCGTGTGGGCGCTTTCCAGACTATTGGCAGGGCGGGATTTCGAGTTGCTGCGCGCATCGCAGGCGCCCAGAGAGACCGATGCGGAGGTTGGGGCAGAATGGTCGATGGCATCGGAACGCGGCCATCGGATTTCGACAACATCCGATAGCAGTTGTATGTAA
- the queF gene encoding NADPH-dependent 7-cyano-7-deazaguanine reductase QueF: protein METRLQDDLTLLGREAEMPASPDAAVIESVSNPQPGEVYLVRLTCPEFTCLCPITGQPDFAHLVIEYVPGDRLVESKSLKLFLGAYRNHGAFHEATTIGIAKRLVREIEPKWLRIGGYWYPRGGIPIDVFYQTGVPPAGLWLPEQGVAPYRGRG, encoded by the coding sequence ATGGAGACCAGATTGCAGGATGACCTGACACTCTTGGGCCGCGAGGCCGAAATGCCCGCCTCGCCTGACGCCGCGGTAATCGAATCCGTCTCGAATCCGCAACCTGGCGAAGTTTACCTGGTGCGATTGACCTGCCCCGAGTTTACCTGTCTGTGCCCGATAACCGGGCAGCCCGATTTCGCCCATCTTGTGATCGAATACGTGCCGGGCGATCGTCTGGTCGAAAGCAAGTCATTGAAGCTTTTTCTCGGCGCTTATCGAAATCATGGCGCATTTCACGAGGCCACGACGATCGGCATCGCGAAACGTTTGGTACGTGAAATTGAGCCCAAGTGGTTGAGGATTGGCGGTTATTGGTATCCGCGCGGTGGAATACCGATCGATGTCTTCTATCAAACCGGAGTTCCCCCCGCCGGCCTCTGGCTACCGGAGCAGGGCGTCGCACCATATCGTGGCCGCGGGTAG
- the tgt gene encoding tRNA guanosine(34) transglycosylase Tgt: MIAFGFDISARDGEARRGRLVTAHGSVETPAFMPVGTAATVKAMRPEAVRETGAEIILGNTYHLMIRPTAERIERLGGLHRFMNWSGPILTDSGGFQVMSLAKLRKIDEDGATFQSHIDGTRYVLSPEKSIAIQHLLGADITMALDECTPWPVDEETAAQSMRLSMRWAERSKAAFRPRPGYGLFGIVQGSIYPRLRAESAQSLSTTGFDGYAIGGLAVGEGQERMFATLEETISHLPGDRPRYLMGVGKPEDIVGAVLRGVDMFDCVLPTRSGRNAQAFTRRGQVNLRNARHKDDPRPLDEACLCPACANYSRAYLHHLSKSEEILGAMLLTWHNLQYYQYLMHQLRDAIETERVGDYAAAFAVEQNSGDIPA; the protein is encoded by the coding sequence GTGATCGCCTTTGGCTTCGATATATCGGCGCGCGATGGCGAAGCCCGCCGCGGTCGGCTGGTAACCGCCCATGGTTCGGTCGAGACCCCGGCATTCATGCCGGTCGGAACTGCTGCGACGGTCAAGGCGATGCGGCCGGAGGCGGTGCGTGAAACAGGCGCCGAGATCATACTCGGAAACACCTACCACCTCATGATTCGACCGACGGCGGAACGGATCGAGCGGCTCGGGGGCCTACACCGGTTTATGAACTGGAGTGGCCCGATCTTGACCGATTCGGGAGGGTTCCAAGTCATGTCGTTGGCCAAGTTGCGGAAAATCGATGAAGATGGTGCCACCTTTCAGTCGCATATCGATGGCACCCGGTACGTGCTGTCGCCGGAGAAATCCATCGCGATCCAGCACCTGCTTGGCGCCGACATCACGATGGCGCTGGACGAGTGCACGCCCTGGCCGGTGGACGAGGAGACCGCGGCCCAATCCATGCGCTTGTCCATGCGCTGGGCAGAACGGTCGAAGGCCGCATTTCGCCCCCGTCCCGGTTACGGATTGTTTGGGATTGTGCAGGGGAGCATCTACCCGAGGCTGCGCGCGGAATCCGCGCAATCCCTATCCACCACGGGATTCGACGGGTATGCAATCGGTGGCCTTGCGGTCGGAGAGGGTCAGGAACGTATGTTCGCTACGTTGGAGGAAACCATCTCTCATCTGCCCGGCGACCGTCCGCGCTACTTGATGGGTGTCGGCAAGCCCGAAGATATCGTCGGAGCCGTCCTACGCGGGGTCGATATGTTCGATTGCGTCTTGCCGACACGTTCCGGCCGCAATGCCCAGGCCTTTACGCGTCGCGGACAGGTCAATCTTCGCAACGCTCGACACAAGGATGACCCGCGCCCGCTCGATGAGGCGTGCCTTTGTCCGGCCTGCGCGAATTATTCGCGCGCATACCTTCACCATCTTTCAAAATCAGAGGAAATATTGGGGGCGATGCTCTTGACCTGGCATAATCTCCAGTATTATCAGTATCTTATGCATCAGCTCCGTGATGCCATAGAGACCGAACGGGTCGGTGATTACGCGGCGGCCTTTGCCGTCGAGCAAAATAGCGGGGATATCCCGGCCTGA